One segment of Solanum lycopersicum chromosome 1, SLM_r2.1 DNA contains the following:
- the LOC101256519 gene encoding U-box domain-containing protein 35, giving the protein MKQLCCDDDVLGRSSSLENEIEEIEEEQGTNDGYVRASELFEIDNRGGLATIKEGHEVETSTLYSFDFHDNGNAVVYVVVGNSNKISKETSMDALLWTLENVVVDPSSTIVFLIHIYPQTKYIPTPLGLIPVGQVSAEQKENHMAQERGKRRQFLQKYYDACAATKVKVDTILIESDTEAKAILDLMPICNIRRLILGTSKANLKKLKSRKGSGTADQILLNAPEFCEVKIICEGKEMVELQMFESPSPKSTTGNSPKPIQSHTEDQNQVQNGSFGCGCFKARV; this is encoded by the exons ATGAAGCAATTGTGTTGTGACGATGATGTACTAGGAAGAAGTAGTAGTTTAGAGaatgaaattgaagaaatagAAGAGGAACAGGGGACTAATGATGGTTATGTTCGGGCAAGTGAGTTGTTTGAGATTGATAATAGAGGAGGGTTAGCAACAATTAAAGAAGGCCATGAAGTTGAAACTAGTACTTTATATTCATTTGATTTCCATGACAATGGGAATGCTGTTGTCTATGTTGTTGTTGGGAATAGTAATAAGATTAGTAAGGAGACAAGTATGGATGCTCTTCTTTGGACACTCGAAAATGTTGTGGTCGATCCTTCTTCTactattgttttcttgattcaTATCTATCCTCAGACAAAGTACATCCCTACTCCTT TGGGATTGATTCCAGTAGGTCAAGTGAGTGCAGAGCAAAAGGAGAACCACATGGCTCAAGAAAGAGGCAAGAGGCGGCAGTTCCTTCAAAAGTATTATGATGCATGCGCAGCTACAAAG GTTAAAGTCGACACCATACTTATAGAGAGCGATACAGAAGCAAAAGCCATACTGGACCTTATGCCCATCTGCAACATAAGAAGGCTGATCTTGGGCACCTCTAAAGCCAATCTCAA GAAACTAAAGTCGAGAAAAGGTAGTGGAACAGCGGATCAGATACTACTAAATGCACCTGAATTCTGTGAGGTTAAGATAATATGTGAAGGCAAGGAAATGGTTGAGCTGCAGATGTTTGAATCTCCTTCTCCCAAATCCACTACTGGTAATAGTCCAAAGCCAATTCAGAGCCATACCGAAGATCAAAATCAAGTTCAGAATGGATCCTTTGGATGTGGATGCTTCAAAGCCAGAGTCTAA
- the LOC101249029 gene encoding phospholipase A(1) DAD1, chloroplastic-like: MRCPNQLFLTNKYFGVVLPNTWQYYSASTLNLSTITHRIIKISNSCHLGSSHCLVFNDEDKLGKRWMEFQGINNWDGLLDPLDDDLRGEILRYGEFVEAAYGCFDFDTSSATYATCRYPKRSMLMQRGLGRSGYKVVKNLHATCAVQMPRWLEKFPNLKSPQSSWIGYVAVCDDMDEIARLGRRDIVIAYRGTVTYSEWLENLRVTLTCLPDDMSPNENNKPMVQSGLLSMYTTKIEGHMPSLQETIREEIISILNNYSDEYSLSITITGHSLGAALATLTAYDVTTKFNNLPMVTVLSFGGPRVGNKSFRYQLEKNGTKVLRIVNSDDPITKVPGIVIDDDDVAHRGDAMVARLPSWLDKYMEDAPWVYAEVGKELKLSSKDSIRKGSVAKCHDLKTYLYLVNNFVSSSTCPLRATVRNYSFRLYLRNTI; this comes from the coding sequence atgCGCTGCCCAAATCAACTATTTCTAACCAACAAAtattttggagtagtattgccTAATACTTGGCAGTACTATTCCGCGTCTACTCTAAATTTGAGTACTATTACTCATCGGATCATCAAAATAAGTAACTCCTGCCACCTCGGTTCGAGTCATTGCCTTGTTTTTAACGATGAAGACAAACTCGGAAAGAGGTGGATGGAGTTTCAAGGAATCAATAATTGGGACGGTTTGCTTGATCCACTAGACGATGATCTCCGCGGGGAGATTTTAAGGTACGGAGAGTTTGTAGAAGCAGCATATGGCTGCTTCGACTTTGACACGTCATCAGCCACGTATGCAACTTGTCGGTACCCAAAACGTTCGATGCTGATGCAGCGGGGACTAGGACGGAGCGGGTACAAGGTAGTAAAAAACTTGCATGCCACGTGTGCTGTTCAAATGCCACGTTGGCTAGAGAAATTCCCTAATTTGAAGTCCCCGCAATCCAGCTGGATTGGTTACGTGGCGGTATGTGATGACATGGACGAGATTGCCCGGCTGGGTCGACGTGACATTGTGATTGCTTATAGAGGTACTGTTACTTATTCGGAATGGCTTGAAAATCTACGTGTCACATTGACTTGCTTACCAGATGACATGTCTCCTAATGAAAATAACAAACCAATGGTACAAAGTGGACTGTTGAGCATGTACACTACAAAAATTGAAGGTCACATGCCAAGTTTACAAGAAACAATTAGAGAAGAAATTATCAGCATTCTGAATAATTATAGTGATGAATATTCTCTAAGCATAACAATTACAGGACATAGTCTTGGAGCAGCCTTAGCTACACTTACAGCATATGAtgtaacaacaaaatttaataacttGCCTATGGTGACAGTGTTATCATTTGGTGGGCCTAGAGTTGGTAACAAGAGCTTTAGGTATCAATTGGAAAAAAATGGTACAAAGGTACTACGAATAGTCAACTCTGATGATCCCATAACAAAAGTTCCGGGAATCGTGATCGACGATGATGATGTGGCACATCGAGGGGACGCCATGGTGGCAAGACTGCCAAGCTGGCTTGATAAGTACATGGAAGATGCTCCATGGGTGTATGCTGAGGTGGGGAAGGAACTTAAGTTGAGTAGCAAAGATTCAATTAGAAAAGGAAGTGTAGCTAAGTGTCATGATTTGAAGACATATTTGTATTTGGTGAATAATTTTGTTAGCTCATCGACGTGTCCCCTAAGAGCCACAGTAAGAAACTACTCCTTTCGTCTCTATTTACGTAACACTATTTAA
- the LOC101256805 gene encoding uncharacterized protein isoform X1, giving the protein MAEEEEIVGEVEALQAVYGDDCLLLQTYPPSFHLHIKPRTADDSSQQFVEAIIGIQAGSKYPDEPPAIRIIDSKGLDEQRQKQLISCISERASELSSCLMLVALCEEAVERLSSMNHPDGECPLCLYPLVAEDSGSSEPFMKLMSCFHCFHCECIIRWWNWLELLKESDAPTASGSASSSGSIRDQDEESRRKCPVCRKSFLAKDIEHVLDFVKTQHAVTSSRSEVNNEDKILSSVSEKLRRAKFDAILKLQQEKGGLIEIKKHEVLRPGIYLPQPAALPSTASTEEAKEQQDKDLAANSRTNSSGSTNKPNTSRARNSSTKKHQGHNSRKQVAQSSRKQVTQWVKKENSNAT; this is encoded by the exons ATGgcggaagaagaagaaatagtgGGAGAAGTAGAAGCATTACAAGCTGTTTATGGCGACGATTGCTTACTCCTACAAACTTATCCTCCTTCGTTTCATCTTCATATCAAGCCTCGTACTGCCGATGACTCTTCTCAACAG TTTGTGGAAGCAATCATAGGAATCCAGGCTGGTTCTAAG TATCCTGACGAGCCACCCGCTATTAGAATTATCGATTCCAAGGGTCTTGATGAGCAAAGGCAAAAACAATTGATAAGTTGTATTTCAGAAAGGGCCAGTGAACTTTCCTCATGTCTAATGCTTGTAGCACTTTGTGAG GAAGCAGTGGAGCGGCTTTCGAGTATGAATCACCCTGATGGAGAGTGTCCGTTGTGCTTGTATCCGTTAGTTGCGGAAGATTCAGGGAGCTCTGAGCCATTTATGAAACTAATGTCTTGTTTTCATTGCTTTCATTG TGAGTGCATCATCAGATGGTGGAATTGGCTTGAACTACTAAAAGAATCTGATGCCCCTACAGCTTCTGGTTCTGCTTCATCTTCTGGAAGTATCAGGGATCAGGATG AAGAATCTAGGAGGAAGTGCCCAGTTTGTCGCAAATCTTTTCTTGCAAAGGACATTGAGCATGTGCTTGACTTTGTGAAGACTCAGCATGCTGTG ACCTCCAGCAGATCTGAAGTCAACAATGAGGACAAGATTCTTTCCTCAGTCTCGGAGAAATTAAGAAGAGCAAAATTTGATGCAATCTTGAAACTCCAGCAAGAGAAGGGTGGtctaattgaaataaaaaagcaTGAAGTGTTGCGGCCAGGTATTTATCTTCCACAACCTGCTGCATTACCCTCAACAGCATCCACCGAGGAGGCAAAAGAGCAACAAGACAAAGATCTGGCAGCCAACTCCAGAACAAATTCTAGTGGTTCCACAAACAAACCTAATACCAGTAGAGCAAGGAACTCCAGCACAAAGAAACACCAGGGGCACAATTCAAGAAAACAAGTTGCTCAAAGTTCAAGAAAACAAGTCACTCAGTGGGTTAAGAAAGAAAATAGTAATGCGACATGA
- the LOC101256805 gene encoding uncharacterized protein isoform X2, whose product MAEEEEIVGEVEALQAVYGDDCLLLQTYPPSFHLHIKPRTADDSSQQFVEAIIGIQAGSKYPDEPPAIRIIDSKGLDEQRQKQLISCISERASELSSCLMLVALCEEAVERLSSMNHPDGECPLCLYPLVAEDSGSSEPFMKLMSCFHCFHCECIIRWWNWLELLKESDAPTASGSASSSGSIRDQDEESRRKCPVCRKSFLAKDIEHVLDFVKTQHAVELLVNNGEQARRPPADLKSTMRTRFFPQSRRN is encoded by the exons ATGgcggaagaagaagaaatagtgGGAGAAGTAGAAGCATTACAAGCTGTTTATGGCGACGATTGCTTACTCCTACAAACTTATCCTCCTTCGTTTCATCTTCATATCAAGCCTCGTACTGCCGATGACTCTTCTCAACAG TTTGTGGAAGCAATCATAGGAATCCAGGCTGGTTCTAAG TATCCTGACGAGCCACCCGCTATTAGAATTATCGATTCCAAGGGTCTTGATGAGCAAAGGCAAAAACAATTGATAAGTTGTATTTCAGAAAGGGCCAGTGAACTTTCCTCATGTCTAATGCTTGTAGCACTTTGTGAG GAAGCAGTGGAGCGGCTTTCGAGTATGAATCACCCTGATGGAGAGTGTCCGTTGTGCTTGTATCCGTTAGTTGCGGAAGATTCAGGGAGCTCTGAGCCATTTATGAAACTAATGTCTTGTTTTCATTGCTTTCATTG TGAGTGCATCATCAGATGGTGGAATTGGCTTGAACTACTAAAAGAATCTGATGCCCCTACAGCTTCTGGTTCTGCTTCATCTTCTGGAAGTATCAGGGATCAGGATG AAGAATCTAGGAGGAAGTGCCCAGTTTGTCGCAAATCTTTTCTTGCAAAGGACATTGAGCATGTGCTTGACTTTGTGAAGACTCAGCATGCTGTG GAATTGTTGGTAAATAATGGCGAGCAAGCAAGAAG ACCTCCAGCAGATCTGAAGTCAACAATGAGGACAAGATTCTTTCCTCAGTCTCGGAGAAATTAA